The genome window CAGGGTCAAAACAATTTCCAATTTCCAATTTCCAATGTCCAATTTAGGCAATGATCTGGAGGCGGTTGTAATTAACAAGTATCCGGTGATCGGAGAGGTGAAGAAGGCTTTGTTGGAGGCGGGATGCACCGGCGCTCAGATGACGGGAAGCGGCAGCGCGGTGTTTGGGGTTTGCAGGGATGAAGAGCAAGGAAAGAAATTACTGATCAAAATAAAGGAAAGATATCCGAGATCATTCTTCGTTCAAGATGCAGGTAAGGGAATTGAGCTGGTCTAACCTTAATATTATACGATCCCCAGTTTTGTTTCATCGTTCTGTGATATGCCCCTAAATTCTATTCCAACACGAAGATGTTCCCAGGTTGAAACATCCGCATCATCAAGATTTACATTTTCAAATGTTGCCCAGTCGAGCACTGTTCTGCTAAGATCAACCCCGTGAAGATCCAGGCCGTCAAAATGCGCGCCGGACAGATCGATCAGCTGGATCGGATAGTAATAGGGACGCTCAAGAGCGCGTATTTCCTGCCCGAATGAATTCCAGCTTGCAACATCTCCGGCCATTAAAGAGCGAATGGCATCCGCAACTTGAGAATGGTAATCGCCGTATATAGAGTTAAAATATTGATAATCTGCCAGCCTTCCCGTTGTTATTGCTGTTGCCTGAGCCACACATGCGATCTCTCCCATTGCGCCATCCTGCCCCTGACCGGTTCTTCTGACAAGTCCTTCAGCATTAAGGATGAAGAATTCATCCCTCTCGAAAATATCGTAATTAAAACATCGCGGTTGGGCGGGATGGGCGAACATAGCCACATTAAATGTATCTTTCGATATCATTCCAAGGTCATTAAGGCGTGTGCTTCATCTTTGTCCCAAAACGGCAGCAGGGTCAATTCCCGGCCTCATCTGTATGATCCCTTTTCCTCCCATAATTTCCGGTTTCAGCTGATACATTCTTGCTACTCTGCCGAGGCCGATCTCAATCCTGTCAAATCCCATTTGTATTTTCCTTTACTATTTCTAATAAATGTATTCAAATATTATATCGGAGGTATGTTTGGGGGGGATTTCAGGTGATTGTGGCGGGGACTTATATTCCAAGGACCTTTATTATGACGCGCTTTTCCCTCTGTCCGTCCCACTCGCCGTAAAAGATCTGCTGCCAGGGCCCGAAGTCGGGGCGGCCTTTTGTGACGGGTACGATTATCTCGTGGTTAAGAAGCAGGGATTTTAGATGGGCATCGCCGTTGCTTTCACCTGTCTGGTGGTGCCTGTAGTCCGGCCTGTCCGGTGCTATTTTTTCCGCCCATTCCATCAGGTCATTTTTTAGACCGCTTTCCTCGTCATTTACGAATACAGAGGCTGTTATGTGCATGGCGGAAACAAGCGCCATCCCGTCGGATATTCCGGACTTTTCGATCGCTCTTTCAACTTCAGGGGTGATGTTGATGAATTCCTTCTCATTCTTTGTCTTGAGTTTAAGATATTCGGTGTAGGTTTTCATGGCAGAATCATAGCACGAAAAAAAAATTAAGGGCAAGCCTATAAGCCGGGTTCTGTCCACCCGGAGTTACCCGGGATGTACGGCCATCTGTCTGGGGTGTCCATCGCTGAACACCTCGATGCGGCAATTCAATGCCTTGCTGCAGGTGGGGTTTGCCTTCTCTTATGTCCCCATAAAAGAATGTGAGCTCTTACCTCACAGTTTCAACTTTGCCATCCCCGCTTTAGGCGGGAATTCGGCCGTGTGATTTCTGTGGCACTTTCCCTGGAGTTTCCTCCGGCAGACGTTATCTGCCACCGCTTTGTGCAGCCCGGACTTTCCTCCCCTCGACTTCGCTCACTTCGTTCGCTCCGCTCGGGGCTAGCCCTGAGCGAGGAAGCGAAGCGACCGAGTCGAAGGGTAGCCGTCCAGCTTGCCCTTGTATATATTTTAGCATACCTTGTTTGAAATCCCGAGCCCGTTTTTGCGAAAGAACTTAGGGAAAATAAAATGAAAGCAATAGAGATATCAGGCAGAAAAGGCGTTCATTCTCATAAACTCTGTCCGGATATTGTTTCTTCTGTAATCCGGGCCTCTGAAGGCCTAAGATCAGGGTTTAGGGATGTGATCCCATTCGTTTTGGAGCGGCCCGGGGACTCTGTTAAGAGACAGATGGTTTTCAGGTTCAAATCTCAGATGTTCTTTCCCGGGGTTGATACCGGCGCGGTGCTAAAGATCGTTCTGGGCGGTTTGATGGAAAACGGTTACGGGCTTCGCGCCCTGAGGCTTTTTTCTGCGGAGCACGCCGTCCGAAGAGGCATATTCGAAAGTTATAAGGGCTATGAATACAGCATCTACAGCAATGGGCCGGACGCTGTCCCGGATTTTGACAGGGAAAAGTGTTTGGGAAGATTGGGACTTGAAATGTCTGATACTCCGGTGCTTGGAGGAGGTCAGTTCGCGGAACAATACGGGATCTCCTCAGAACAACTGGGAGACATGTGGCAGAAAGCGGTTAAAAAAGAGGCGGTTGTTAAGCTGGCCCCAAAGCTCCTGGCTACAGCCCTTGATCCCGGGACCGGACCCGTTGCAGTGCTGAACGCTCAAATGGCGAACTCCAGGCTTCGTGTTGAAAGGGAAGGCGGCGTCCTTTTGGCGGCGGTAGTCGAAAGCCTCGGGGAGGATTCTTCCTCCTGGGCACGGATGAGAGGAAGGTTCCTCGGAAGTTCAGAGCCGGGTCAGGCAAGGAAAGGCAGTTTGAGACAGTTCCTCGCAGATCAGCATGATAGTTATCATCTGGTTGATGACCAAAATAATTACAACGGAGTCCATCTAAGCTCGTGCGTTCTGGAGTCTGTGCTGGAAATGGCCCTCTGGTTCTTTATGGCGCCGGAAGAACTCAAAACAGGAAGATACCTTATCGAAAGGGGCATATTGAGGCCGGACCTAGACTGGCTTATGTTCAATCCCGTTGCCAATTTTGCCGGGAACAGAAAAAGTGTTTTTACCCACACCGATTGTCTTGATGCAAAACAGGCCGTGCCTGTCCTAATAGAGATACTTGAAGACCGTGGATAGATCTTGATGCGGCGGGGTGTTTATGCGGAACTCTGGGCATCTATCCCTTTGTTCGCCAGCCTGTCCGCATCCCGGTTCTTTTCCCTGGGGATGTGTGTTATCCTGAACACTTCCATTTTTGACGCGAGTTTCTGCGCGAGGCTGTGCAGGCCTTTTAGTTTTTCATCTTTTACCCTGTACCTGCCGCAGACCTGTTCCACCAGAAGCTGGCTGTCCGAATAAAAGTGGGCTTTTTTATGCCCCAGCAGCAGAAGCTCCTCAAGAGCCCTTATCAGCGCCGTGTATTCGGCAACATTGTTGGTGGTTTTTCCTATGTACTCGGCCAGCTGCAAAACTTCCTTGCCGTCCTTTTGAGCCAGTACGCCGATGCCCGCAGTGCCGGGATTGTTCCTTGAAGCTCCGTCTATGTGCACCGAGATCATTTTAGAGTTCTTTCCACTTCTTTATAGACTGTTTTAAGGGGGGCTTTATGTTTTGCGGCGGCTCTTTTGCAATCCTCGTATTCAGGCATAGCATTTAGCAACCTACCGCCGGCGTTGGCTCTCTTTACCCTGACGGGGCCGAAACGGGTCTTGACGGTGTCTATATGCCGGGGTAGAACATCCCTTTCGCATTTTGAGATGCGCAGGCCTATAGAAGTGGTCTCTTCAAATATTATTCTTTTGATCGAAGCAAGGTCCTTTTCTTCCGCAGTAACCTCAAGCTTTACGGCAGGCCTCGATTTTTTCATGATGACCGGGGTTAGATTGGCATCGAGCGCCCCTGCCGATAGTAATCTTTCTATAACATACTCATAGATCTGCGGATTAAGGTCGTCTATGTTCGTTTCCACCACATATACTTCTCCGCTGCCGAGGGTGGCCTTTTCACCAACCAAAACTCTCAAGAGATTGGGATGTTTGTGATCTCT of Candidatus Margulisiibacteriota bacterium contains these proteins:
- a CDS encoding secondary thiamine-phosphate synthase enzyme YjbQ, giving the protein MKTYTEYLKLKTKNEKEFINITPEVERAIEKSGISDGMALVSAMHITASVFVNDEESGLKNDLMEWAEKIAPDRPDYRHHQTGESNGDAHLKSLLLNHEIIVPVTKGRPDFGPWQQIFYGEWDGQREKRVIIKVLGI
- a CDS encoding ribonuclease HI family protein, producing MISVHIDGASRNNPGTAGIGVLAQKDGKEVLQLAEYIGKTTNNVAEYTALIRALEELLLLGHKKAHFYSDSQLLVEQVCGRYRVKDEKLKGLHSLAQKLASKMEVFRITHIPREKNRDADRLANKGIDAQSSA
- a CDS encoding pentapeptide repeat-containing protein, which codes for MISKDTFNVAMFAHPAQPRCFNYDIFERDEFFILNAEGLVRRTGQGQDGAMGEIACVAQATAITTGRLADYQYFNSIYGDYHSQVADAIRSLMAGDVASWNSFGQEIRALERPYYYPIQLIDLSGAHFDGLDLHGVDLSRTVLDWATFENVNLDDADVSTWEHLRVGIEFRGISQNDETKLGIV